The genomic region GACAACCTCATTACTCTCTATGACAGGCAGTTGACCGAAATCAGTCAGGCCATTAATGATCTGCTGGACGATGATCAACCTTTACGGGAAGGCATTGATCGGCTGAGTGCCATCAAGGGGCTGGGCCGACTGTCGGCCGCTACACTAGTGGCAGAGACAAATGGCTTCACGGGCTTTGAGAACGTACGGCAACTAGTGAGCTTTGCTGGCTATGACGTAGTGGAAAACCAATCGGGCAAACATATCGGTAAGACGCGCATCTCAAAAAAGGGGAACAGTCGCATTCGTCGTATCTTGCATCTACCCGCTCTCAATGCGGTGCGTTTTGGTGAACCTGGCTGTGCCGCCCTTTATGAGCGGGTCTATAGCCGATCACGCATCAAAATGAAAGCGTATGTAGCCGTCCAGAAAAAGCTGCTTACTCTATGTTATGCTCTCTGGCGCAACGGGTCTGAGTACGAGCCTAGTTACTCTCCAACTACGACAAAGAACGTATCGGACCAGGCTAAAAAAATAGTCCCGACTAGCGGGACTACACAGGACCAAGAGGCCGAAGCCATCTTGTCCCACAGGTAATTCAAAGATATTGAAAAAATACTAACTCAAAACTTGCAAAGCACGACAGTACCAGCGGTTGTACAACTCGAAGGGAGCAACAAATTCTTGCTTTGGTCTTCTAATAAATGCCGTTTCAAGCCTTATGAAGCACTAGACTCCACCGCACACAAGCTTATACGGACTAAAAGGAGAACCTTGGTTGAGTTGTGCAACAACCACTAGCGTTTTGTGAGATTCATCCACCTTTCATCTATTGGCCGCTAAAATGGAAAGTTTAGGGATGCTCATTTTCTTATTTTTACTCAAACTTTCACGAAGATCGCAAAACGTCGTCAAAGCAGGGTATGAATACAACGTTTCATATAATAGAAAAGGGCTTAGAGGATGTTATTTAAGATATAAATATTTTAAGTTAAGCATCCTATTGGGAGCTTAGAAGTCAATTGAAAAAACTTATAGACCACTATAATATATGAGGTGGATATCTTACTCTTTAATTCTTATAATTTCAATACTCTCATGTATAGACAAGAAAGAGAACAAGCCTGTTAGATTTTGGTCAAAAGACAAAAAATTGAACATACTTAATATCCAACCAACAAATTTTCAGTATAACGGGCAAAATATTCTTAAACTTGATGTGCCGTCAGAAGTCTTGTATACTAACTTTGTAACTAGCCAGTATATTATTGTAAATGGACTTCAAGTAAATACTTTATACATAAATCCATCTTGTATTAAATCTTACACATACGGCAGCTATAAAATACTTGAAGGATTTAAAGAAATAAAGACTGCCGACTTTAATCGTTGCAATATTATAATACTACCTTTTTTAGATTTTAGCATAAACCAAGGCGTTACAAAAAAATATTATGATAAAAGAACTCTAAGATTAGATAAGGTTTTCTATGACCCTCTAGTAAAAGATTCTTTATATCAATTTACGAGGAACTGGGGGGATGATTTTAGAAATACAGTGATCTTTGCTTCAAAAAAACATGGAATTGTCGGTTTATACGATGTTAATAAAGTAATTGATCATAAGGTTAATTATTTTAATTCATATGGAAGGACAAATTTAAAAGATGCAGCGCATACCGAAATAATATTTTATAGTTCGTTTAGCTTCGATTTAGGTAAAATTAAATACTTTAATAAAGAATGATTCACCTTTTTACTCGAGGAAAAAAGGTGAATATTTTTGACTTTTCACTACCGCTGGAATCTTGCCACGATCAACCATAATAGGCTCCTGTTCTCGCTATTCAGTAAGTTTAACTTAGCAGGTTTAAGTATAGCCGAAAAGGAAGAAGCACTTTACAAATTCACTAGAACGATCGTGTCATATTCTGATGTTTTGTTAACCGGCTGTTTCGTGCAACCTCCGATTGACATTACTCTTTATCTCAAGATAAGGAGGGTTTTCTGAGATTCGGTCGTACCTGAGTGACCGGCAGCTGAAATGGCTCATTTCTTGCTTTAACTTTACTATGTTTACTTAATAGTTAACATAATACTCACTTATACAACATTGCCAGACATACTTTAGATTTATGAGCTGTAAGCATTGCCAGTATTACAGGGTAGGTCGGTTTCGTTCACAAGAAGAAATTCAGGCATACAAAAAGAAAATTGAGAAAAACGAAACCTTTGTTGTAGTTGATCGAAAAATTTACTCTAATACAATCGATGGACAGGGAGACTTGTTTTTAGATATATACCAATGTGTTCATTGTGCTGGTAAATGGTATCTACCAGAAGTAGAGTTGAAAGAGATTTATGCAGGGTTTGTTACCCAATATGAATGGCGTATTCGGTGGTTTAGTTTCCGAATCGTAATTTGGTCATTGATAGCAAGCTTGGCTGCATATTTAATTTGGCATTTTTGGAATATGCTTCATTTATGATCCTAACCTATTTACATAAAATAGTTCTAAAACAGGTATAAGAATAGCACTAACTTGCTGTTATACACTTTGTTGTACTTTACCTAGACCTGTTCTATAACTGTTTTTATGTTAATGAACTAGAGCTAGAAGTTCTAATTTGCTCTAAGATTCGGCAAATTAAAAAAGTAATAATGAAGCTCCTTGCTGAGAATGACGAAATATTGGCTTTTCTAGTGAATGAGCATAGCTTGATTAACTCTACTATGAATAGTCTTTTGATAAAGGGAGCTAGCGACGGGATAACTATAGAGATTACGTTTAGCTTGATGTACTCAAGCCAGATAGATAAACTGGTGCTAGTATTTGAGAATGTCACAGCGTATGCGTTTAACCATGATTCCAGATACGCATTTTACAACGTTGAATCCTATAAGCTTCTAGCAATCCAACAAGGCTATTATCTGTCTTTAGACCCTTATGATGAAGGTGAAAAGGTAGATGAGAGAGACAATGACTTCGTAATAGCGTCCAGAGTGAAGGCGTACAATTTGGCTGTTGTATAAGTGAGTATTATGTTAACCTGAATTGCTTGTCAATTTTTTTGGAGGATCTAATACCACGCGCTAC from Tellurirhabdus rosea harbors:
- a CDS encoding IS110 family RNA-guided transposase, which codes for MKATATFLRYGVGFDIGKDTIHVCVSVMDTTGKVTVKGTTKLVNKAAAFSGLMTWLGKHCKQTDLPVRYVMEATGVYHETLAWYLFTKDQSVSVVLPNKAKHYLKSLGLKSKNDRIDAQGLARMTLEQQLPLWQPLSKNIYSLRMLTRQHQRLQELKTQSQNQKHSIEYSQFSDGFILKQLDNLITLYDRQLTEISQAINDLLDDDQPLREGIDRLSAIKGLGRLSAATLVAETNGFTGFENVRQLVSFAGYDVVENQSGKHIGKTRISKKGNSRIRRILHLPALNAVRFGEPGCAALYERVYSRSRIKMKAYVAVQKKLLTLCYALWRNGSEYEPSYSPTTTKNVSDQAKKIVPTSGTTQDQEAEAILSHR